A region from the Sandaracinus amylolyticus genome encodes:
- a CDS encoding alpha/beta hydrolase: MPSPALEQLIAQLRALRPPDLETRGLDPLQVRRALETFSAAVTPGLDVREVDLMRDLAPDDPRYDDEDAVFMPAEWVVPRGADVTQRLVYLHGGGYVAGSPRTHRGLVTRIARAANMVALVPDYRLAPEHRFPAALEDARVALAHAFDHGPDGEQPATRVVLAGDSAGGGLVISTLVAARDAGERLPARAATLSAWADLEACGESVVSRAGVDPMLPASLLKGWCRHYLGDIDPRHPLASPIHADLRGLPPLLLQVGDAEVLLDDSVRLAARAKEAGVEVTLEVFDDLFHVFQAFAGALPEGRAAIATIGAFLRA; encoded by the coding sequence ATGCCTTCTCCTGCGCTCGAACAGCTCATCGCCCAACTCCGCGCCCTGCGACCGCCGGATCTGGAGACGCGTGGCCTCGACCCGCTGCAGGTCCGACGCGCCCTCGAGACGTTCTCGGCCGCGGTCACGCCCGGCCTCGACGTGCGCGAGGTCGATCTCATGCGCGACCTCGCGCCCGACGATCCGCGCTACGACGACGAGGACGCGGTGTTCATGCCCGCGGAGTGGGTCGTGCCCCGCGGCGCGGACGTGACGCAGCGGCTCGTCTATCTGCACGGCGGCGGATACGTCGCCGGCTCGCCGCGCACCCATCGCGGCCTCGTCACCCGCATCGCGCGCGCGGCGAACATGGTCGCGCTGGTGCCCGACTACCGGCTCGCGCCCGAGCATCGGTTCCCCGCGGCGCTCGAGGACGCGCGCGTCGCGCTCGCGCACGCGTTCGATCACGGGCCGGACGGAGAGCAGCCCGCGACGCGCGTCGTGCTCGCGGGAGACTCCGCCGGCGGCGGGCTCGTCATCTCCACGCTCGTCGCGGCACGTGACGCAGGCGAGCGCCTGCCGGCGCGCGCGGCGACGCTCTCCGCGTGGGCCGACCTCGAAGCATGCGGCGAGTCGGTGGTGTCGCGCGCGGGCGTCGATCCGATGCTCCCCGCGTCGCTGCTGAAGGGCTGGTGCCGCCACTATCTCGGCGACATCGATCCGCGGCATCCGCTCGCCTCGCCGATCCACGCGGACCTCCGCGGGCTGCCTCCGCTGCTGCTGCAGGTCGGCGACGCCGAGGTGCTGCTCGACGACTCGGTGCGCCTCGCCGCGCGCGCGAAGGAGGCCGGCGTCGAGGTCACGCTCGAGGTGTTCGACGACCTCTTCCACGTGTTCCAGGCGTTCGCCGGCGCGCTGCCCGAAGGGCGCGCTGCGATCGCGACGATCGGCGCGTTCCTGCGCGCGTGA
- a CDS encoding DUF790 family protein produces MSDVEASPRWLDARDHRWLAALIATYQRAEGRPIRELDEMLVSPLAPPRRVKLARSVLDDLWSDRVGGAHDPEHVRSIVFRAATSEASREAAMLAASRALALPVAAIEEALFADLPSERLVAAPRTVPSPADLAIRCNHALARALLARASSVRLDVEGDPHDVVRACKRRGLVCVVHPEEHGARLEISGPLSLFRATRVYGRALASLLPALAGVRRFRLRALVAGDSGPRSWIVRERDPVFVEGMRAPALDGEVGDAFAKRFARLTHDWDLVRDPEPVRAGDVLVVPDFALVHRHDARRRWLVEIVGYWTPAYLRAKVDRLRDAGIEQLVLCVSDRLACAGDEVPEGAPIVRFAQRVDPRAVLAAMGDPVVKRRKKR; encoded by the coding sequence ATGAGCGATGTCGAAGCGTCTCCGCGCTGGCTGGACGCGCGCGATCATCGCTGGCTCGCGGCGTTGATCGCGACGTACCAGCGCGCCGAAGGACGTCCGATCCGCGAGCTCGACGAGATGCTCGTGTCACCGCTCGCGCCGCCGCGGCGCGTGAAGCTCGCGCGCAGCGTGCTCGACGACCTCTGGTCCGATCGCGTCGGCGGTGCGCACGACCCCGAGCACGTACGCTCGATCGTGTTCCGAGCCGCGACGTCCGAGGCCTCTCGCGAGGCCGCGATGCTCGCTGCGTCGCGCGCGCTCGCGCTGCCGGTCGCCGCGATCGAAGAGGCGCTGTTCGCCGATCTGCCGAGCGAGCGCCTCGTCGCCGCGCCGCGCACCGTGCCGAGCCCCGCCGATCTCGCGATCCGCTGCAACCACGCGCTCGCGAGGGCGCTCCTCGCGCGTGCATCGAGCGTGCGGCTGGACGTGGAAGGAGACCCGCACGACGTCGTGCGCGCGTGCAAGCGGCGCGGGCTCGTGTGCGTCGTCCATCCCGAGGAGCACGGCGCGCGCCTCGAGATCTCCGGGCCGCTCTCGCTGTTCCGCGCGACGCGCGTGTACGGTCGCGCGCTCGCGTCGCTGCTCCCCGCGCTGGCCGGCGTGCGCCGGTTCCGACTGCGCGCGCTCGTGGCGGGCGACTCGGGGCCGCGGAGCTGGATCGTCCGCGAGCGCGATCCCGTGTTCGTCGAGGGGATGCGAGCGCCCGCCCTCGACGGCGAGGTCGGAGATGCGTTCGCGAAGCGCTTCGCGCGGCTCACGCACGACTGGGATCTCGTGCGCGATCCCGAGCCGGTGCGCGCGGGCGACGTGCTGGTGGTGCCCGACTTCGCGCTCGTGCATCGCCACGACGCACGACGACGCTGGCTCGTCGAGATCGTGGGCTACTGGACTCCCGCGTACCTGCGCGCGAAGGTCGATCGACTGCGCGACGCGGGCATCGAGCAGCTCGTGCTCTGCGTGAGCGATCGGCTCGCGTGCGCGGGCGACGAGGTCCCCGAGGGCGCACCGATCGTGCGCTTCGCGCAGCGCGTCGATCCTCGCGCGGTGCTCGCGGCGATGGGCGATCCCGTCGTGAAGCGGCGGAAGAAGCGGTGA